The following is a genomic window from Opitutus sp. ER46.
CCTTCGTATCGTACCGCGAGCAGCCCGACGGTCGCTGGTTGGATGACCCGGAGCTTTGCCCGGCAGCGCCCATCTTTCGGATCGGCATCTACCTGATCAACGACCTCGTGCGGGTGTTTGGCCGCGTCAACGCTGTACAGGTCCTGGCCAACCGGATCTTCACCGGTCGGCCGACCGCCGACAATGCCCAGCTCAGCCTGCGGTTCGCGAACGGCGCCCTCGGCACCATCGCCGCCAGCTTCTGCATCGACAACGGACAGCACTACGCGAACTCGCTGTGGCTTCACTACGAGCGGGGCTCGATCACGCGCAACGCCCAGCCCGTCGCCTATGGACAGGCCGAGCAGGCGTCACGCCTGCAACTTGCCGCCGCCGCCAACCAGGTCGTGCAGTTGAGGACGTGGGAATCGCCGGAGACCGCCGGGACGTACCCATGGGACGCCCTGGCCGACGTTGTCTCCGGCGTCCGTCAACTCTCGCCGCCGGTGGATCTCACGGTCCACGGCATCGAGATCCTTGCGGCGATGGCGCGTGCCGAGCGGAGTGGCCGCACCGAAGCGGTCTGAGGAAGCGGCGGCACCCACCACGGACTCAACCGCGGGTGAAGCCGCCGCCCTGAAGCCGGTCCCTAGATGTCAAACGTCACCGTCAGGATGAACTGACGGGGATCGATGATACGATAGGCGTTGGGGGTGCCGTCGGGGAAGGCGCTCACCGGCTGGAGACGCCCGCCTTCCTGCACGTTGCGAACATTCAGCTGCACGGTCATGCCAATGCGGTTGCGATCCAGCTTGGTCCGGTACGCGGCGAGCAGGTCGACGTAAGTGTGGGACTTGTCCCAGACGGGTCGATTGCGGTCCAGCTCGGTGATGACGGCGGGCAGCTGCTGCACGCCGTAGTATCCGATCGAGCCGCGGTCCTCCCAGCGAATCGCCCCGCCAATGTTCACCTTCCGCAAGAACTTCTGCTCGGTGATGCCCCTAGATAGAAATTGGTGCTTAAGTTGGCCCGGTACTTGCGAATCTGCGGCAGGCTC
Proteins encoded in this region:
- a CDS encoding Gfo/Idh/MocA family oxidoreductase, which encodes MSSPLPVAFVGLQFGQRVLEQLRRSPAAARWRLAAVCDLDATKAVAAGKRWGVPAHASLDAVLANPAIRVVALFSGPAGRAGLIEQVIRAGKDVMTTKPFETDPVAARAVFTEAERLGRTIFLNSPEPETPGYLEQVRRWQEEFALGRPIACRAETFVSYREQPDGRWLDDPELCPAAPIFRIGIYLINDLVRVFGRVNAVQVLANRIFTGRPTADNAQLSLRFANGALGTIAASFCIDNGQHYANSLWLHYERGSITRNAQPVAYGQAEQASRLQLAAAANQVVQLRTWESPETAGTYPWDALADVVSGVRQLSPPVDLTVHGIEILAAMARAERSGRTEAV